One stretch of Aquimarina sp. Aq107 DNA includes these proteins:
- the rpsM gene encoding 30S ribosomal protein S13 encodes MARIAGVDIPKQKRGVIALTYIFGIGRSRAKEILDVAKVDESIKVSDWDDDQIGRIREAVGAYTIEGELRSEVQLNIKRLMDIGCYRGIRHRAGLPLRGQRTKNNSRTRKGRRKTVANKKKATK; translated from the coding sequence ATGGCAAGAATTGCAGGGGTAGATATACCTAAACAAAAGCGAGGAGTTATAGCATTAACCTATATCTTCGGAATTGGTAGAAGTAGAGCTAAAGAAATTTTAGACGTTGCCAAAGTAGATGAAAGTATTAAAGTTTCTGATTGGGATGATGACCAGATTGGTCGTATTCGTGAAGCTGTAGGAGCCTATACCATAGAAGGAGAATTACGTTCTGAAGTACAGTTAAATATCAAACGTCTTATGGATATAGGATGTTATAGAGGTATTCGTCACAGAGCTGGTTTACCACTTAGAGGACAGCGTACTAAGAATAATTCTAGAACACGTAAAGGAAGAAGAAAAACAGTTGCTAACAAGAAAAAAGCAACTAAATAA
- the rpsK gene encoding 30S ribosomal protein S11 has protein sequence MAKSTSKKRKVIVESVGEAHVTASFNNIIVSLTNKKGDVISWSSAGKMGFRGSKKNTPYAAQLAAEDAAKVAIEAGLKKVKVYVKGPGNGRESAIRSIHNSGIEVSEIIDVTPMPHNGCRPPKRRRV, from the coding sequence ATGGCAAAGTCAACTTCAAAAAAACGTAAAGTAATTGTTGAGTCAGTAGGAGAAGCACATGTAACAGCATCTTTTAACAACATTATTGTTTCGTTAACAAATAAAAAAGGAGACGTAATTTCTTGGTCTTCAGCTGGAAAAATGGGATTCAGAGGTTCTAAAAAGAACACTCCTTATGCTGCGCAATTAGCTGCAGAAGATGCTGCGAAAGTAGCTATCGAAGCTGGACTAAAGAAAGTAAAGGTATACGTTAAAGGTCCTGGAAATGGAAGAGAATCTGCAATACGTTCTATCCATAACTCAGGAATTGAAGTTTCAGAAATTATTGATGTAACTCCAATGCCTCATAACGGTTGTCGTCCTCCAAAAAGACGTAGAGTATAA
- the rpsD gene encoding 30S ribosomal protein S4 produces MARYTGPKTKIARKFGEAIFGDDKSFDKRNYPPGQHGNNRRRGKKSEYAIQLMEKQKAKYTYGVLERQFRNMFEKATRSTGITGEVLLQLCESRLDNVAFRMGLSNSRRGARQLVSHRHITVNGELVNIPSYQLKPGDVVGVREKSKSLEVIQNSLANNSKVYEWITFNNDTKEGTFVSVPARIQIPENINEQFIVELYSK; encoded by the coding sequence ATGGCAAGATATACTGGTCCAAAAACTAAGATCGCTCGTAAGTTTGGTGAAGCGATATTCGGTGACGATAAGTCATTCGATAAAAGAAATTATCCTCCAGGTCAACATGGAAATAACAGACGAAGAGGAAAGAAAAGTGAATATGCAATCCAGTTAATGGAGAAGCAAAAAGCTAAATATACATATGGAGTATTAGAACGTCAGTTCAGAAATATGTTCGAAAAAGCGACAAGGTCTACAGGTATTACTGGTGAAGTTTTACTTCAATTATGTGAATCTCGTTTGGATAACGTTGCTTTTAGAATGGGACTTTCAAATTCTCGTAGAGGTGCTAGACAATTAGTTTCTCACAGACATATAACTGTAAATGGAGAATTAGTAAATATTCCTTCTTACCAATTGAAGCCTGGTGATGTTGTTGGGGTAAGAGAAAAATCAAAATCATTAGAAGTTATCCAAAACTCTCTTGCTAACAATAGTAAAGTATACGAGTGGATTACTTTTAATAATGATACAAAAGAAGGTACTTTCGTATCAGTTCCGGCAAGAATTCAAATTCCGGAAAACATTAACGAACAATTCATCGTCGAATTATATTCGAAGTAA
- a CDS encoding DNA-directed RNA polymerase subunit alpha → MAILNFQKPDKVIMIDSSEFDGKFEFRPLEPGYGLTVGNALRRVLLSSLEGFAITSLRIEGVDHEFSTISGVVEDVTEIILNLKQVRFKRQIEDIDNESVTISISGQEQLTAGDFQKFISGFQVLNPDLVICNMDKKVALNLEITIEKGRGYVPAEENKKANAPIGTIFTDSIYTPIKNVKYSIENYRVEQKTDYEKLVFEIVTDGSIHPKDALTEAAKILIHHFMLFSDERITLEADEIAQTETYDEESLHMRQLLKTKLIDMDLSVRALNCLKAAEVDTLGDLVSYNKNDLMKFRNFGKKSLTELEELVNVKGLNFGMDLSKYKLDKD, encoded by the coding sequence ATGGCAATATTAAATTTTCAGAAGCCCGATAAAGTTATCATGATCGACTCTAGTGAGTTTGATGGTAAATTTGAATTTAGACCATTAGAACCAGGGTACGGATTGACAGTTGGTAACGCTTTACGAAGAGTTTTGCTATCTTCTTTAGAGGGATTCGCTATAACTTCTTTAAGAATTGAAGGGGTAGATCACGAATTTTCTACTATTTCTGGAGTTGTGGAAGATGTAACAGAGATTATTCTTAATCTTAAACAAGTACGTTTTAAGCGTCAGATTGAAGATATAGATAATGAATCGGTTACAATTTCAATTTCTGGTCAAGAGCAATTAACTGCTGGAGACTTCCAAAAATTTATTTCAGGTTTTCAGGTTCTTAACCCGGATTTGGTTATCTGTAATATGGATAAAAAAGTAGCTCTTAACCTAGAGATTACTATAGAAAAAGGAAGGGGATACGTTCCTGCAGAAGAAAATAAGAAGGCTAATGCTCCGATAGGTACAATCTTTACAGATTCTATTTATACACCTATCAAAAATGTTAAGTATAGTATTGAGAATTATCGTGTAGAACAAAAAACTGATTACGAAAAATTAGTTTTTGAAATTGTTACTGATGGTTCGATTCATCCTAAAGATGCATTAACTGAGGCAGCTAAGATTCTTATACATCACTTTATGTTATTCTCTGATGAGCGTATAACATTAGAGGCTGATGAAATAGCTCAAACAGAAACATATGATGAGGAATCATTACATATGAGACAATTGTTGAAAACAAAGTTGATCGATATGGATCTTTCTGTAAGAGCACTTAATTGTTTAAAGGCAGCAGAAGTAGATACTTTAGGAGATTTAGTATCATACAACAAAAACGATTTAATGAAGTTCCGTAACTTTGGTAAGAAATCTTTAACTGAGCTAGAAGAGCTTGTAAATGTTAAAGGACTTAATTTTGGTATGGATCTTTCTAAATACAAATTAGATAAAGACTAA
- the rplQ gene encoding 50S ribosomal protein L17 — protein MRHGKKVNHLGRKTAHRKAMLANMACSLIEHKRINTTVAKAKALKQFVEPLVTKSKEDTTHNRRLVFSKLRNKYAVAELFRDVAAKVGDRPGGYTRIIKLGNRLGDNADMAMIELVDYNELYNAGKPAKKKSTRRGRTKKAETAPVVETPSSEEE, from the coding sequence ATGAGACACGGAAAAAAAGTAAACCACTTAGGTAGAAAAACTGCACATCGTAAAGCTATGCTTGCTAATATGGCTTGTTCTCTTATAGAGCATAAGAGAATAAACACTACTGTGGCAAAGGCTAAAGCGCTTAAGCAGTTTGTAGAACCATTAGTAACTAAGTCGAAAGAAGACACAACGCATAATAGACGTCTTGTTTTTAGTAAGCTTCGTAACAAGTATGCAGTCGCAGAATTGTTTAGAGATGTTGCTGCAAAAGTTGGTGACAGACCTGGAGGTTATACAAGAATAATCAAATTAGGAAATCGTCTTGGAGATAATGCTGATATGGCGATGATAGAGTTAGTTGATTATAATGAGTTATATAACGCTGGTAAACCTGCTAAAAAGAAATCTACTCGTCGAGGTAGAACTAAGAAAGCGGAAACTGCACCAGTAGTAGAAACTCCTAGTTCTGAAGAAGAATAA
- the carA gene encoding glutamine-hydrolyzing carbamoyl-phosphate synthase small subunit, with product MKYQSRKKAIVLLADGTIFYGKAVGKEGTAFGEVCFNTGMTGYQEIFTDPSYFGQLMVATNAHIGNYGTNIEEVESDSIKIAGLIVKNFSYEFSRDRADSSLQDFLEKNNLLAVSDVDTRALVSYIRDNGAMNALISTEIDDIDSLKKQLAAVPDMNGLELASKVSTKEPYFFGNPDATYKISALDIGVKKNILRNLAERDAYIKVFPYDATFDEMSEWQPDGYFLSNGPGDPEPLSQAIETAKEIISKDLPLFGICLGHQVIALANGISTYKMHHGHRGINHPVKNLITGKGEITSQNHGFAINREEAESNPDVEITHVHLNDNTVAGMKMKSKNCFSVQYHPEASPGPNDSVYLFDQFINNIKNTKVEA from the coding sequence ATGAAATATCAATCTCGAAAGAAAGCAATTGTTTTATTAGCAGACGGTACTATTTTTTATGGTAAAGCTGTAGGAAAGGAAGGAACAGCATTTGGTGAAGTATGTTTTAATACTGGAATGACAGGATATCAAGAGATTTTTACAGACCCATCTTATTTTGGGCAATTGATGGTTGCTACTAATGCGCATATTGGTAATTATGGAACTAATATTGAAGAGGTAGAATCTGATTCAATAAAAATTGCAGGTTTGATTGTGAAGAATTTTAGTTATGAATTTTCACGTGATCGTGCCGATAGTTCTTTACAAGATTTTTTAGAAAAAAATAATTTACTAGCCGTATCCGATGTGGATACAAGGGCTTTAGTTAGTTATATTAGGGATAATGGAGCAATGAATGCATTAATTTCTACAGAAATAGATGATATCGATTCATTGAAAAAACAATTGGCAGCTGTTCCTGATATGAATGGATTAGAGTTAGCTTCCAAAGTTTCAACGAAAGAGCCTTATTTTTTTGGTAATCCAGATGCAACTTATAAAATATCAGCCTTAGATATTGGAGTTAAAAAGAATATACTACGTAATCTTGCGGAAAGAGATGCATATATAAAAGTATTTCCTTACGATGCTACATTTGATGAAATGAGCGAATGGCAACCTGATGGTTATTTCTTATCAAATGGTCCTGGTGATCCTGAACCATTATCTCAAGCTATAGAAACTGCTAAAGAAATTATTTCAAAAGATTTACCACTATTCGGAATTTGCTTGGGTCACCAAGTGATTGCATTGGCAAATGGCATCAGTACGTATAAGATGCATCATGGTCATAGAGGTATAAATCATCCTGTTAAAAATTTAATAACTGGCAAGGGAGAGATAACATCACAGAATCATGGTTTTGCTATTAATAGAGAAGAAGCAGAAAGTAATCCGGATGTAGAAATAACACATGTACATCTTAATGATAATACTGTGGCTGGTATGAAAATGAAAAGTAAAAACTGTTTTTCAGTGCAATATCATCCAGAAGCTAGTCCTGGTCCAAATGATTCAGTTTATCTATTTGATCAATTTATAAATAATATTAAAAATACAAAGGTAGAAGCTTAG
- the eno gene encoding phosphopyruvate hydratase, with the protein MSVIINIHARQILDSRGNPTVEVDVITENGVLGRAAVPSGASTGEHEAVELRDGGSDYMGKGVKKAVENVNTIIAEELLGYSVFDQNLLDQTMIEIDGTPNKSKLGANAILGVSLAAAKAAANELNMPLYRYVGGVSANTLPVPMMNIINGGSHSDAPIAFQEFMVMPVKAKDFTHAMQMGTEIFHNLKKVLHDRGLSTAVGDEGGFAPTLDGTEDALDSIALAVEKAGYKFGDEVMVALDCAAAEFFVDGKYDYTKFEGKTGVIRTSEEQADYLAELASKYPIISIEDGMDENDWDGWKYLTDKVGDKVQLVGDDLFVTNVERLSRGIENGIANSILIKVNQIGTLTETIAAVNMAHNAGYTSVMSHRSGETEDNTIADLAVALNTGQIKTGSASRSDRMAKYNQLLRIEEELGVVAYYPKEKAFKIKK; encoded by the coding sequence ATGAGTGTAATTATAAATATTCACGCCAGACAAATTTTAGATTCACGTGGTAACCCAACAGTAGAAGTTGACGTGATTACCGAAAATGGTGTTTTAGGTAGAGCTGCTGTTCCTTCAGGAGCTTCAACAGGAGAACACGAAGCAGTTGAGCTAAGAGATGGAGGTAGTGACTATATGGGTAAAGGAGTTAAAAAAGCGGTTGAAAATGTAAATACTATAATCGCAGAAGAATTATTAGGATATTCTGTATTTGATCAAAATTTATTAGATCAAACTATGATAGAAATAGATGGAACTCCTAATAAATCTAAATTAGGAGCTAATGCAATATTAGGTGTTTCATTGGCAGCAGCAAAAGCTGCGGCTAATGAACTAAATATGCCATTATATAGATACGTTGGAGGAGTTAGTGCTAATACACTACCAGTGCCAATGATGAATATTATTAATGGAGGATCACATAGTGATGCCCCAATAGCTTTTCAAGAGTTTATGGTAATGCCAGTTAAGGCAAAAGACTTTACTCATGCTATGCAAATGGGTACAGAGATTTTTCATAACTTAAAAAAAGTACTTCACGATAGAGGATTAAGTACCGCAGTTGGAGATGAAGGTGGTTTTGCGCCGACATTAGATGGAACAGAAGATGCATTAGATTCTATTGCTTTAGCAGTAGAGAAAGCTGGGTATAAGTTTGGAGATGAAGTTATGGTAGCTTTGGATTGTGCAGCTGCTGAGTTTTTTGTGGATGGGAAATACGATTACACAAAATTCGAAGGAAAGACTGGTGTAATAAGAACAAGTGAAGAGCAAGCAGATTATCTAGCTGAGTTAGCTTCTAAATACCCTATTATATCTATTGAAGATGGAATGGATGAAAATGATTGGGATGGTTGGAAGTACTTGACTGATAAGGTTGGAGATAAGGTACAGTTGGTAGGTGATGATTTATTTGTTACTAATGTAGAAAGATTATCCAGAGGAATTGAAAATGGTATTGCTAATTCAATTTTGATTAAGGTGAATCAGATAGGAACATTAACCGAAACTATTGCAGCTGTAAATATGGCTCATAATGCAGGGTATACTTCTGTGATGTCTCATCGCTCTGGTGAAACTGAAGATAATACAATTGCTGATTTAGCAGTGGCGTTAAATACTGGTCAAATAAAGACAGGTTCAGCTTCTCGTAGTGATAGAATGGCTAAGTACAACCAACTACTTCGTATAGAAGAAGAGTTGGGTGTTGTTGCTTATTACCCGAAAGAAAAAGCATTTAAGATTAAAAAGTAA
- a CDS encoding citrate synthase, which yields MSKKATLEIDGNKYEFPIIEGTENELGIDIKTLRGATGGITTIDPGFKNTGSCESGITFLDGEKGILRYRGYSIEELAEKADFLEVAYLLIFGELPTAEQLDKFDKDIKEESHVDEDMKRILDGFPKSAHPMGVLSSLTSALIAFNPGSVDVDSEEAMYNAIVKIMAKFPVLAAWTMRKRKSLPLDYGDSSLGYVENLHKMMFSRPNKTYEANKIVNDALDKLLILHADHEQNCSTSTVRIVGSSHAGLFASLSAGISALWGPLHGGANQAVIEMLEAIREDGGDTAKYIAKAKDKEDSFRLMGFGHRVYKNFDPRAKIIKVSAEEVLGDLGIEDPVLDIAKGLAKVALEDEYFVKRKLYPNVDFYSGIIYRALGIPTEMFTVMFALGRLPGWIAQWREMRLRKEPIGRPRQIYTGETYRAFKSVSER from the coding sequence ATGTCAAAAAAAGCTACTTTAGAAATAGACGGTAACAAATATGAGTTCCCCATAATAGAAGGAACTGAAAACGAATTAGGAATTGATATCAAGACTCTCAGAGGTGCCACAGGTGGTATAACAACTATTGATCCTGGATTTAAAAATACAGGAAGTTGTGAGAGTGGAATCACTTTTCTAGATGGAGAAAAAGGAATTCTAAGATACCGAGGATATTCTATAGAAGAATTAGCAGAAAAAGCTGATTTTTTAGAAGTGGCTTATTTGTTAATTTTTGGTGAGCTACCAACTGCTGAGCAGTTAGATAAGTTTGATAAAGATATTAAAGAGGAGTCTCATGTAGATGAGGATATGAAGAGAATTCTTGATGGGTTCCCTAAAAGTGCTCACCCTATGGGAGTGCTTTCATCTTTAACTAGTGCATTAATAGCTTTTAATCCAGGTTCTGTAGATGTAGATTCTGAAGAAGCTATGTATAATGCTATTGTAAAAATAATGGCTAAATTTCCTGTTCTTGCGGCTTGGACCATGAGAAAGCGTAAAAGCCTTCCTTTAGATTATGGAGATAGTTCATTAGGTTATGTAGAGAATTTACATAAAATGATGTTCTCTAGACCAAATAAAACTTATGAAGCAAATAAGATTGTAAATGACGCATTAGATAAACTTCTAATATTGCATGCTGATCACGAGCAAAACTGTTCTACATCTACGGTGCGTATAGTTGGTTCTTCGCATGCAGGTCTATTTGCATCATTATCAGCAGGAATTTCCGCTCTTTGGGGGCCATTGCATGGAGGAGCAAATCAAGCGGTTATTGAAATGCTTGAAGCTATTAGAGAAGATGGAGGAGATACAGCAAAATATATTGCTAAAGCTAAAGATAAAGAAGATTCGTTCCGTTTAATGGGATTTGGGCATAGAGTATATAAAAACTTTGATCCAAGAGCTAAAATCATAAAAGTATCTGCAGAAGAAGTTTTAGGAGATTTAGGAATAGAAGATCCGGTTCTTGATATTGCTAAAGGTCTTGCTAAAGTTGCGTTAGAAGATGAGTATTTTGTAAAGAGAAAGTTATACCCTAATGTAGATTTTTATTCAGGAATTATATATAGAGCTTTAGGTATTCCTACTGAAATGTTTACAGTAATGTTTGCATTAGGAAGATTACCTGGTTGGATTGCACAATGGAGAGAAATGCGTCTTCGTAAAGAACCAATAGGAAGGCCTAGACAAATATATACTGGAGAAACTTATAGAGCTTTTAAATCTGTTTCTGAAAGATAG
- a CDS encoding dimethylarginine dimethylaminohydrolase family protein has translation MKLNIKNETSRLRAVVLGTAISNGPTPKIEEAYDPKSIQHIKAGTYPKEVDMVAEMEAVAKVFEKYGVKVYRPEIIENYNQIFARDIALVIDDTFIKSNILPDREKEIKAIQYVIDQVEPGKVYKAPSEDIHFEGGDIIIHNDHIFIGTYNGDDYSDCIVARTNMKGVAYIKSLFPNKTVKEFDLQKSMEDPRDNALHLDCCFQPVGKNKAIIHKEGFRSIEDYKYLVDFFGNENLFHINRDEMYYMNSNIFSISEDVVISEKGFTRLNDWLRNLNITVEEVPYAEIAKQEGLLRCSTMPLIRD, from the coding sequence TTGAAATTAAATATTAAAAATGAGACTTCTAGACTGAGAGCAGTTGTTTTAGGCACAGCTATTAGTAACGGTCCAACGCCTAAAATAGAAGAGGCATATGATCCAAAGTCGATACAACATATAAAGGCTGGTACGTATCCTAAAGAAGTAGATATGGTTGCTGAAATGGAAGCAGTCGCAAAGGTGTTTGAAAAGTATGGTGTAAAAGTATATAGACCTGAAATAATAGAAAATTATAATCAAATTTTTGCTAGAGATATTGCATTAGTTATAGATGATACTTTTATAAAGTCGAATATACTTCCGGATAGAGAAAAAGAAATAAAAGCAATTCAATACGTAATAGATCAGGTTGAACCTGGAAAAGTTTATAAAGCACCATCAGAGGATATTCATTTTGAAGGAGGTGATATTATTATTCATAATGATCATATTTTTATTGGAACCTATAACGGAGATGATTATAGCGATTGTATTGTGGCTAGAACTAATATGAAGGGAGTAGCATATATTAAGTCTCTTTTTCCTAATAAAACTGTAAAAGAATTTGATCTTCAAAAGTCAATGGAAGATCCTAGAGATAATGCTTTACATTTAGATTGTTGTTTTCAACCTGTTGGCAAAAATAAAGCTATAATTCATAAAGAAGGATTTAGGAGTATAGAGGATTATAAGTATTTAGTTGATTTTTTTGGCAATGAAAACTTATTTCATATTAACAGAGATGAAATGTATTACATGAACTCTAATATATTTTCAATATCAGAAGACGTGGTAATTTCTGAAAAAGGTTTTACTAGATTAAATGATTGGTTACGTAATTTAAATATAACAGTAGAAGAAGTTCCATATGCGGAAATAGCAAAACAAGAAGGACTTTTACGTTGTTCTACAATGCCACTGATAAGAGATTAG
- the ctlX gene encoding citrulline utilization hydrolase CtlX: protein MKQITNTIVMIRPVKFRMNEQTAVNNYYQNSSSSSAEDVHIKAQNEFDGFVEKLKSIGVNVVVIDDKEENDTPDSIFPNNWVSFHENGDIGLYPMFAVNRRRERRPEILDIIEGTGFEIKNIVDYTSAEEDNVFLEGTGSLVLDRVNKKAYCALSPRADEELLIEFCEDFEYTPVIFTAYQTVKGERLAIYHTNVMMGIGETFAVVCVDCVDDKKERKNLLNHLKNDGKEIISITEAQVNNFAGNMLQVIGADDKRYLVMSSAAYNSLSKDQISKIKKHCEIVHSDLGTIEELGGGSARCMMAEVFLPRK, encoded by the coding sequence ATGAAACAGATAACAAATACTATAGTGATGATTCGTCCAGTTAAGTTTAGGATGAATGAACAAACAGCTGTAAATAACTATTACCAGAACAGTTCAAGTAGTAGTGCAGAAGATGTGCATATAAAAGCACAAAATGAATTCGACGGTTTTGTTGAGAAATTGAAATCTATCGGAGTAAATGTAGTGGTTATTGATGACAAGGAAGAAAATGATACTCCAGATTCTATATTTCCAAATAATTGGGTTTCCTTTCATGAAAATGGTGATATTGGATTATATCCTATGTTCGCTGTTAATAGAAGGAGGGAGCGTAGGCCGGAAATTTTAGATATTATAGAAGGCACTGGTTTTGAAATAAAAAACATTGTTGATTACACATCAGCTGAAGAAGATAATGTTTTTCTTGAAGGTACCGGTAGTCTTGTGCTTGATCGAGTAAATAAAAAGGCTTATTGTGCATTATCTCCAAGGGCAGATGAAGAATTACTTATTGAATTTTGTGAGGATTTTGAATACACTCCAGTAATTTTTACAGCATATCAAACAGTAAAAGGTGAACGATTAGCAATTTATCATACAAATGTTATGATGGGTATTGGAGAAACCTTTGCAGTAGTATGCGTAGATTGTGTAGATGATAAAAAAGAGCGTAAGAATCTTTTGAATCACCTAAAAAATGATGGTAAAGAAATTATATCAATTACAGAAGCTCAAGTGAATAATTTTGCAGGGAATATGTTACAAGTTATCGGGGCGGATGATAAAAGATATTTGGTAATGTCTTCTGCAGCATATAACAGTTTAAGTAAAGATCAGATATCAAAAATAAAAAAACATTGTGAGATTGTTCATAGTGACCTGGGAACAATAGAAGAACTTGGAGGTGGAAGCGCCCGATGTATGATGGCAGAAGTTTTTCTTCCCAGAAAATAA
- a CDS encoding Rrf2 family transcriptional regulator has product MLSKKTKYGLKALTYIARKKCEHPVLISEIAKSENISQKFLESILLTLRKNGFLGSKKGKGGGYYLIKEPKEISMASVIRVLEGPIAMLPCVSLNFYEKCDDCPDEDACTVHELMIEVRDNTLKVLENKTLGDFMD; this is encoded by the coding sequence ATGCTTTCGAAGAAAACAAAATACGGATTAAAAGCCCTAACGTATATAGCAAGGAAAAAGTGTGAGCACCCTGTTTTAATATCAGAGATTGCTAAAAGCGAAAATATTTCTCAAAAATTCTTAGAAAGTATATTACTAACACTTCGTAAAAACGGTTTTTTAGGCTCCAAAAAAGGAAAAGGAGGAGGTTATTATTTAATTAAAGAACCTAAAGAAATTTCAATGGCTTCGGTGATCAGGGTGTTAGAAGGGCCTATAGCAATGTTACCATGTGTAAGTCTTAATTTTTATGAAAAATGCGATGACTGTCCAGATGAGGATGCTTGTACAGTGCATGAATTGATGATTGAAGTTAGGGATAATACCTTAAAAGTTTTGGAGAATAAGACTTTAGGGGATTTTATGGACTAA
- a CDS encoding chromophore lyase CpcT/CpeT, which translates to MQKPFLIFFLIIVALGCNTKKGSDQELDDFVKIISGNFSSKEQSKQESGYSAVNLYNYPIWENRSGYWFYQELFDEKNNTSVYNQRIIHIKRVDSVTISTTSYVIPNQRKYVNSWKNVSVFDRLTKDSLKIREGCDVYFKKKTSTIYLGKTEKGTCSSSFSKTISYTTSNIVISRNKISSWDRGYDNQGKQVWGKIQGPYIFLRVLEE; encoded by the coding sequence ATGCAGAAACCTTTCCTCATTTTTTTTCTAATAATAGTAGCACTTGGTTGTAATACAAAAAAAGGTAGCGATCAGGAGCTAGATGATTTTGTAAAAATAATATCGGGGAATTTTTCTTCTAAAGAACAATCTAAACAAGAATCAGGTTATTCTGCGGTTAATCTTTATAATTATCCAATCTGGGAAAACAGATCTGGGTATTGGTTTTATCAGGAACTATTTGATGAAAAAAATAACACCTCTGTATACAATCAAAGAATAATACATATTAAAAGAGTAGACAGTGTTACAATAAGCACAACAAGCTATGTAATACCAAATCAAAGAAAATATGTTAATTCATGGAAAAATGTATCAGTTTTTGATAGGTTAACAAAAGACAGTTTAAAAATAAGGGAAGGGTGTGATGTTTATTTTAAAAAAAAGACTTCCACAATTTATCTGGGAAAAACAGAAAAAGGAACCTGCTCTAGTAGTTTTAGCAAAACCATATCCTATACTACCAGTAATATAGTAATTAGTAGAAATAAAATTTCTTCTTGGGATAGAGGGTATGATAATCAAGGGAAACAGGTTTGGGGAAAGATTCAAGGACCTTATATATTCCTTAGAGTTTTAGAAGAATAG